Proteins found in one Pontibacter sp. SGAir0037 genomic segment:
- a CDS encoding thioredoxin family protein, which produces MTILESNDKELRQLIFQKPKVIVKFTDENCPICKQLHPKFNLLSTAPEYEGITFVRMNAKENPVSSKEVKLTGTPFFAIYREGKLVDCGIAATEQELRKMLQALL; this is translated from the coding sequence ATGACTATTTTAGAATCAAACGATAAAGAACTAAGACAGCTGATTTTTCAAAAGCCCAAAGTAATTGTAAAATTTACAGACGAAAACTGCCCCATCTGTAAACAACTGCACCCCAAATTCAATCTACTATCTACAGCTCCTGAATATGAAGGCATTACCTTTGTCAGGATGAATGCCAAAGAAAATCCTGTATCCAGTAAAGAAGTAAAATTAACGGGTACGCCCTTCTTTGCTATTTACAGAGAAGGTAAACTAGTAGATTGCGGAATTGCCGCCACTGAACAGGAACTCCGGAAAATGTTACAGGCTTTGCTGTAG
- a CDS encoding DUF4403 family protein, whose protein sequence is MRKLTQINTFFLAIFCSGTLLLQGCTSTSKLNADSPSTAVATAPVYQPQLSSISVPVSVSIATIEQKLNQELNGILYKDDKLDDDNVAVIVSKKSRMSIRAEQDKIYFSIPLHIYAKGRWKWDPCKFCPAIDKTEDTSFDMVIKTESRIGLTEDYKINTITSGNFEWGETKPTLQLGPLKIGLARFVEPALRSQMSALSKQLDKELQNYLDMRKYVADAWQLIQQPVKIDDNLNAWLSIVPKEVRIAPLVAKNGVLSTRLGISSYITVSTDGKPQVQLNKNLPKLIVDSRMGEDIQIGLTATIPYAHASKMLHEQVANQTYKFDGDKSQVTVKDAAITPSGEQLVLMLDVDGKTKAGIFTKKIVGKVYLRGTPYYDAPSASIKVRDVDYDLDTKDKLLSTASWLAKNKFKDMIQSQVNIPVQSQITAAKSMLQTTLNQSGRVHESVLLRGTIKEITPDNIYLTPEGIKAIVTAKGNMTATVDKL, encoded by the coding sequence GTGAGAAAGTTAACTCAAATAAACACCTTCTTTTTAGCAATCTTCTGCTCTGGTACTCTGCTGCTGCAGGGTTGCACCAGCACTTCGAAACTTAATGCAGATTCACCTTCAACTGCTGTAGCAACAGCTCCGGTATATCAGCCACAGCTTTCCTCTATCTCTGTGCCTGTATCGGTTTCTATAGCCACTATAGAACAAAAGCTTAACCAGGAGCTGAACGGCATTCTTTACAAAGACGATAAATTAGATGACGATAACGTTGCCGTTATAGTGTCTAAGAAAAGCCGCATGAGCATTCGTGCCGAACAAGATAAAATATACTTCAGCATTCCCCTGCATATATATGCCAAAGGACGCTGGAAATGGGACCCTTGTAAGTTCTGCCCGGCTATTGATAAAACAGAAGACACGTCTTTTGATATGGTAATTAAAACAGAAAGCAGAATTGGCCTGACCGAAGACTACAAAATCAATACAATTACCAGCGGCAACTTTGAGTGGGGCGAAACCAAACCAACCCTGCAACTAGGGCCTTTAAAAATAGGCTTAGCACGATTTGTGGAGCCTGCTTTACGTAGCCAGATGTCTGCTTTATCTAAGCAACTGGATAAAGAACTGCAAAATTACCTCGATATGCGCAAGTATGTGGCAGATGCCTGGCAACTGATACAGCAGCCAGTAAAGATAGACGATAATCTGAATGCCTGGCTTTCTATTGTCCCTAAAGAAGTACGCATAGCTCCGCTTGTTGCTAAAAACGGAGTTTTGAGCACAAGACTTGGCATTTCGTCTTACATAACTGTATCTACAGACGGCAAGCCACAGGTACAGCTAAATAAGAATCTGCCAAAGCTTATTGTAGACAGCCGCATGGGGGAGGATATCCAGATTGGTTTAACGGCCACCATTCCGTATGCACACGCCAGCAAAATGCTGCATGAGCAGGTAGCTAACCAGACCTATAAGTTTGATGGCGATAAAAGCCAGGTAACTGTTAAAGATGCCGCCATTACACCAAGTGGTGAGCAACTGGTGCTGATGCTCGATGTAGACGGTAAAACGAAAGCTGGTATTTTCACGAAGAAGATTGTTGGTAAGGTATACCTGCGCGGCACACCCTATTATGATGCCCCATCAGCCTCTATCAAAGTACGCGATGTTGATTATGACCTGGATACAAAAGACAAGCTATTAAGCACTGCCAGCTGGCTGGCAAAAAACAAGTTCAAGGACATGATTCAGAGCCAGGTAAACATCCCGGTGCAAAGCCAGATAACGGCAGCTAAAAGCATGTTACAAACCACCTTAAACCAATCAGGCAGAGTACATGAGTCGGTGTTGCTGCGCGGTACTATTAAGGAGATCACACCGGATAATATTTACCTGACACCTGAAGGCAT